One window of Candidatus Sulfotelmatobacter sp. genomic DNA carries:
- the fliS gene encoding flagellar export chaperone FliS — MPIANPNLRYLEASINSASPEELIVKIYDALLLFARQAIDVMETSPRDIEARHRLLRKAQRACALLMGSLRFEVGGDLPRNLFRLYEFWHHQLVAANMHGDPQRVRELLPMVTELRETWSEAVKRYRTEAATAPQLDALVG, encoded by the coding sequence ATGCCGATCGCGAACCCCAACCTGCGTTATCTCGAAGCGTCGATCAACTCGGCCAGCCCCGAAGAGCTGATCGTGAAGATCTACGATGCGCTGCTGCTCTTCGCACGGCAGGCCATCGACGTGATGGAGACGAGCCCACGCGACATCGAAGCGCGCCATCGCCTGCTGCGCAAGGCGCAGCGCGCGTGCGCGCTCCTGATGGGTTCGCTGCGGTTCGAGGTCGGTGGGGATCTGCCGCGCAACCTGTTCCGGCTCTACGAGTTCTGGCACCACCAGCTGGTCGCCGCCAACATGCACGGCGATCCGCAGCGGGTGCGCGAGCTGCTGCCGATGGTCACCGAACTGCGCGAGACCTGGTCCGAAGCGGTCAAGCGGTATCGCACCGAGGCCGCCACCGCGCCGCAGCTCGATGCCCTCGTCGGCTGA
- a CDS encoding glycosyltransferase, whose protein sequence is MKLLIGIPTGGQPTQPFLDAVPHLALPPGALADRLIWSGNSVAVQREMIARHAVASGADILLMIDDDVVPPPDALIALVRALENDARAAVAGALYYSRDGARPMAVARWSSTDTTEGAIPAFRNGEVTDVDGVGFGCVALRVSALRAFSTPYFAAHVFVNEATRSVRQADEDYLYCERVRTAGWRVLLHAGVRAGHYDRATNRLSPERWEDDVQTDRLRMIVRDADGRTRMIPYDAAHPRADERQEPFPLTLLFGA, encoded by the coding sequence ATGAAGCTCCTCATCGGCATCCCGACCGGCGGTCAGCCGACACAGCCGTTCCTCGACGCGGTCCCGCACCTCGCGTTGCCGCCGGGCGCGCTTGCGGACCGGCTCATCTGGAGCGGCAACTCCGTCGCCGTGCAGCGCGAGATGATCGCGCGCCACGCAGTCGCAAGCGGCGCCGACATCCTGCTCATGATCGACGATGACGTCGTGCCGCCTCCGGACGCGCTCATCGCCCTCGTGCGCGCGCTCGAGAACGATGCGCGCGCGGCGGTCGCGGGCGCGCTCTACTACAGCCGCGACGGCGCCCGGCCGATGGCTGTCGCGCGCTGGAGCTCGACCGACACGACCGAGGGCGCGATTCCCGCCTTTCGCAACGGTGAAGTGACCGACGTCGACGGCGTCGGTTTCGGCTGCGTCGCGCTGCGGGTCTCGGCGCTGCGAGCGTTCTCGACGCCGTACTTCGCGGCGCACGTCTTCGTCAACGAGGCGACGCGCTCGGTCCGGCAGGCCGACGAGGACTACCTGTACTGCGAGCGCGTGCGCACCGCCGGGTGGCGGGTTCTGCTGCACGCCGGCGTCCGCGCCGGTCATTACGACCGTGCCACGAACCGGCTCTCCCCCGAGCGCTGGGAGGACGACGTCCAGACCGACCGCTTGCGCATGATCGTCCGCGACGCGGACGGGCGAACGCGCATGATTCCGTACGACGCGGCGCACCCGCGCGCGGACGAGCGCCAGGAACCGTTCCCGCTGACGCTGCTGTTCGGCGCCTAG
- a CDS encoding AAA family ATPase, which produces MTPYFRHFGLERDPFLDTADPHFYRTTPALARARTRLIGGVLESRGLQVVVGDPGTGKTSLMAQVERELLGRDEVRLAKILDPSFASETEFLLGVARAFGLALPPRSPAALKNALKNYLYDAAVLDGLTLALLIDEAQNASDEIFEVIRLLLNYDVPQRKLLNVVLFGQSELRARVESRRNLADRVDGWISLDPLDASESRALLAYRLSRAGAGDLTALFDEDAVEAIVASAGGTPRRLLTLAHASLRDAATQGRPRATRLDADAAARARGLAAGAQRRGGRPAAMADGAAVPQRRRFPWLPLRAR; this is translated from the coding sequence ATGACGCCTTATTTCCGGCACTTCGGGTTGGAGCGCGATCCGTTCCTCGACACGGCGGACCCGCACTTCTACCGGACGACGCCCGCGCTCGCCCGAGCCCGGACGCGGTTGATCGGCGGGGTGCTCGAATCGCGCGGGCTGCAGGTCGTCGTCGGCGATCCCGGGACCGGCAAGACCAGCCTGATGGCGCAGGTCGAACGCGAGCTGCTGGGCCGGGACGAGGTGCGGCTGGCGAAGATCCTGGACCCGTCCTTCGCGAGCGAGACCGAGTTCTTGCTCGGCGTCGCGCGCGCGTTCGGCTTGGCCCTCCCACCACGTTCGCCGGCCGCGCTGAAGAACGCGCTCAAGAACTATCTCTACGACGCGGCGGTGCTCGACGGGCTGACGTTGGCGCTGCTGATCGACGAGGCGCAGAACGCCAGTGATGAGATATTCGAAGTCATCCGTCTCTTGCTGAACTACGACGTGCCGCAGCGCAAGCTGCTCAACGTCGTGCTGTTCGGCCAAAGCGAACTGCGCGCGCGGGTCGAGAGCCGCCGCAACCTCGCCGATCGCGTCGACGGCTGGATCTCGCTCGATCCGCTCGATGCCAGCGAGTCGCGCGCGCTGTTGGCCTATCGACTCTCACGTGCGGGCGCTGGCGATCTGACCGCCTTGTTCGACGAGGACGCGGTCGAGGCGATCGTGGCCAGCGCGGGGGGGACGCCGCGGCGCCTGCTGACGCTGGCTCACGCCTCGTTGCGCGACGCCGCGACGCAGGGGCGACCACGGGCAACCCGGCTCGACGCGGACGCCGCGGCGCGAGCGCGCGGCTTGGCCGCCGGGGCGCAGCGGCGCGGAGGACGCCCCGCGGCGATGGCCGACGGCGCGGCCGTGCCGCAGCGGCGGCGCTTCCCCTGGCTGCCGCTGCGGGCGCGATGA